The following coding sequences lie in one Apium graveolens cultivar Ventura chromosome 1, ASM990537v1, whole genome shotgun sequence genomic window:
- the LOC141664861 gene encoding dormancy-associated protein homolog 3 isoform X1, which yields MSLLDQLWDDTVAGPRPETGLGKLRKQFRPNTSGKEVMEGNVRKGSEEAVKVTRSIMIMKPPHSTNQGDETGTPPASPAGSTPPISPLSVNFQEGEHLGFAEGRHRTRTTRQAGLDQGALVLLMTCEM from the exons ATGAGCTTACTTGACCAGCTCTGGGACGACACCGTCGCCGGACCTCGGCCTGAAACTGGCCTCGGCAAGCTCCGAAAACAGTTCCGACCTAATACTTCCGGCAAGG AGGTGATGGAAGGAAACGTGAGAAAAGGCAGTGAAGAGGCGGTGAAAGTAACGAGGAGTATAATGATAATGAAGCCACCGCACAGTACTAATCAAGGTGATGAAACCGGAACACCACCAGCATCTCCGGCAGGATCTACACCTCCGATATCTCCTCTTTCCG TGAATTTTCAGGAGGGGGAGCATTTAGGTTTCGCAGAAGGTCGACATCGGACGCGTACGACAAGACAAGCGGGGCTGGATCAAGGAGCCCTCGTCCTCCTCATGACATGTGAGATGTAA
- the LOC141684221 gene encoding uncharacterized protein LOC141684221: MKVLMEAHMVWEAIEPKDPKVAPDVKTDKRALAMIYQGIPDDILLAVAEKKTSKEAWESLKIMCQGADKVKKAKAQTLRMEFESLKMKDTEKLDDFCMRLNGLVTNIRALGEAIEENYVVKKLLRAVPTKFLQIASAIEQFGNLDSMSVEEVIGSLRAHEERLKEPTESGEEQQLLLTADEWQKKEIKEGQLLFTREEWLKRSGKGNSSDGGDYRRRENRVARDRSQVKCFSCGGYGHYAAECRKSG; encoded by the coding sequence ATGAAAGTCCTTATGGAAGCACATATGGTGTGGGAAGCAATCGAGCCAAAAGATCCCAAGGTAGCACCTGATGTGAAGACGGACAAGCGAGCACTGGCCATGATTTACCAAGGAATTCCCGATGATATTCTGCTAGCAGTGGCGGAAAAGAAAACATCCAAAGAAGCGTGGGAATCACTCAAAATAATGTGTCAGGGAGCGGACAAGGTAAAGAAAGCAAAGGCCCAGACCCTTAGAATGGAGTTTGAGTCACTGAAGATGAAAGACACGGAGAAATTGGATGATTTTTGTATGAGACTGAATGGTTTGGTTACAAACATCAGGGCGTTAGGAGAAGCAATCGAAGAGAACTATGTTGTAAAGAAATTGTTGAGGGCTGTTCCAACCAAGTTTTTGCAAATAGCATCAGCAATTGAGCAATTCGGGAACTTGGATTCAATGTCTGTAGAGGAAGTGATTGGATCTCTTCGAGCTCATGAGGAGCGCTTGAAAGAACCTACAGAAAGCGGTGAGGAGCAACAACTATTATTGACAGCAGACGAATGGCAAAAGAAAGAGATCAAAGAAGGTCAGTTACTATTCACTCGGGAAGAGTGGTTGAAGAGATCAGGCAAAGGTAACTCATCTGATGGAGGAGACTACAGGAGAAGAGAGAATAGAGTCGCTCGAGACAGGAGTCAGGTGAAATGTTTCAGCTGTGGTGGATACGGTCATTACGCTGCTGAGTGTCGAAAATCTGGATGA
- the LOC141664861 gene encoding dormancy-associated protein homolog 3 isoform X2, whose translation MSLLDQLWDDTVAGPRPETGLGKLRKQFRPNTSGKEVMEGNVRKGSEEAVKVTRSIMIMKPPHSTNQGDETGTPPASPAGSTPPISPLSGGGAFRFRRRSTSDAYDKTSGAGSRSPRPPHDM comes from the exons ATGAGCTTACTTGACCAGCTCTGGGACGACACCGTCGCCGGACCTCGGCCTGAAACTGGCCTCGGCAAGCTCCGAAAACAGTTCCGACCTAATACTTCCGGCAAGG AGGTGATGGAAGGAAACGTGAGAAAAGGCAGTGAAGAGGCGGTGAAAGTAACGAGGAGTATAATGATAATGAAGCCACCGCACAGTACTAATCAAGGTGATGAAACCGGAACACCACCAGCATCTCCGGCAGGATCTACACCTCCGATATCTCCTCTTTCCG GAGGGGGAGCATTTAGGTTTCGCAGAAGGTCGACATCGGACGCGTACGACAAGACAAGCGGGGCTGGATCAAGGAGCCCTCGTCCTCCTCATGACATGTGA